Proteins from one Cryptomeria japonica chromosome 4, Sugi_1.0, whole genome shotgun sequence genomic window:
- the LOC131875214 gene encoding cytochrome P450 CYP736A12-like has product MQEEIDSVVGRERTVNERDISSLEYVQCVVKETLRLYPVVPLMLPHESTEDCTVDGFFIPEKSRLIVNAWAIGRDPSLWEDPLEFKPERFMGKNVDVVRDKDSFDMVPFGAGRRGCPGASMAVVTMNLVLAQLVHWFECSVDGDLDMTEVFGAATPRSVDLLVRPTLSEFIPSHPLREKRVVGKAEPVCAPELITESIWKALAKSGDGGEILDYPSVEELVCKARAPVKKEYLRVGPSIRPINKKVLVEKKLKR; this is encoded by the exons ATGCAAGAGGAAATCGATTCAGTGGTAGGCAGGGAGAGGACTGTAAATGAGCGTGATATATCTAGCTTGGAGTACGTGCAGTGTGTAGTGAAGGAGACACTGAGGTTATATCCAGTGGTACCCTTAATGCTTCCACATGAATCCACAGAAGATTGCACAGTTGATGGATTCTTCATTCCTGAGAAAAGCAGGCTTATTGTCAATGCTTGGGCTATCGGAAGAGATCCATCCTTGTGGGAAGATCCCCTGGAGTTCAAGCCAGAGAGATTTATGGGTAAAAACGTTGATGTTGTGAGAGACAAAGACTCTTTTGATATGGTGCCATTTGGAGCAGGAAGGAGAGGATGCCCAGGGGCAAGCATGGCCGTTGTGACGATGAACCTTGTATTGGCTCAACTCGTTCATTGGTTTGAGTGCAGCGTGGATGGGGATTTGGATATGACGGAAGTCTTTGGAGCTGCCACGCCCAGGAGTGTCGACCTTCTTGTCCGTCCTACACTGAG TGAATTTATTCCTAGTCATCCATTGAGAGAAAAGAGGGTTGTTGGAAAGGCGGAACCTGTTTGCGCACCAGAGCTTATTACAGAGTCCATTTGGAAGGCATTGGCCAAATCTGGTGACGGTGGTGAAATTTTGGATTACCCAAGTGTAGAAGAGTTGGTTTGCAAAGCCAGGGCTCCtgtgaagaaggaatatttgaGGGTTGGTCCTTCTATAAGGCCTATTAATAAGAAAGTTTTagtagagaagaaattgaaaaggtag
- the LOC131076256 gene encoding cytochrome P450 750A1-like → MAFSEFSASLHARNIMKDGSYAPATATACALIVFLWVLHRFSVQRKNTLGFRLPPGPFAWPIIGNLNQLKRLPHRDLHELGKKYGPIMMLKLGSVPTVVVSSSAMAKEFLKTHDKVFASRPRTAAGKYIGYNFKDLILSPYGCIREEEMLLAIRSVWEMSGQGKKPVNLTNLFSSFVQAVMWRILADTKFSFNGDTHLGGHGEEVKKMASEVAATVGAVNIGDFIPYFDWLDLQGVKRRMKKVHESFDQVISKIIEEHQQRRREFRKESDTKDIIDVLLEMESLDGREITEENIKAIVFVRIYLLFMTESQSGCFLINLICSSFLSRSNKAE, encoded by the exons ATGGCTTTCTCTGAGTTTTCTGCATCtttgcatgcaagaaatataatgAAAGATGGTTCCTATGCTCCAGCAACAGCTACAGCATGTGCACTCATTGTTTTCTTGTGGGTTTTGCACAGATTTAGCGTGCAAAGGAAGAATACATTGGGATTCAGATTGCCCCCGGGTCCGTTTGCATGGCCCATTATTGGAAATCTGAACCAGCTGAAAAGGCTTCCTCATCGTGATCTTCATGAACTTGGTAAGAAATATGGGCCTATTATGATGCTGAAATTGGGTTCTGTTCCCACTGTTGTGGTTTCTTCTTCGGCCATGGCCAAGGAGTTCTTGAAAACCCACGATAAGGTTTTTGCCAGCCGACCTCGTACTGCTGCAGGAAAATATATTGGCTAtaatttcaaagatctgattttgtCTCCTTACGG ATGTATACGAGAGGAAGAAATGCTTTTGGCTATTCGTTCAGTGTGGGAGATGTCTGGGCAGGGTAAGAAGCCTGTTAATCTCACCAACTTGTTTTCATCGTTTGTGCAAGCAGTCATGTGGCGTATCCTTGCCGATACCAAATTTTCTTTTAATGGCGACACTCATCTTGGTGGTCATGGCGAAGAGGTAAAGAAGATGGCATCTGAGGTGGCAGCTACAGTAGGAGCTGTCAATATTGGGGACTTCATTCCTTACTTCGACTGGTTGGACTTGCAAGGAGTAAAGCGACGCATGAAAAAGGTACACGAGTCATTCGACCAAGTGATAAGTAAAATAATAGAGGAGCACCAGCAGCGCAGGAGGGAGTTCCGAAAGGAGTCTGATACTAAGGACATCATTGACGTGCTCTTGGAAATGGAGAGTCTCGATGGAAGGGAAATCACAGAGGAAAACATTAAAGCCATTGTTTTTGTACGTATTTACCTCTTGTTTATGACAGAATCTCAATCTGGTTGTTTTTTAATCAATTTGATATGTAGTTCTTTTCTTTCTCGATCTAACAAGGCTGAATAA